One Methylocystis sp. IM3 genomic region harbors:
- a CDS encoding c-type cytochrome has product MSERLAFVVLLPIMVGGCDFSMTQQRKYTTYEPSSFWADGASARPLPEGVVDQNALAREAALAHPPEANAALLARGHERFGIFCAPCHGLAGDGDGIIVMRGFPAPPSFHSTALVAAPAQTFLDAIANGYGVMHSYSARVDPADRWAIVAYVRALQLSRLPASASLLQQGAK; this is encoded by the coding sequence ATGAGCGAAAGGCTGGCGTTTGTCGTCTTATTGCCGATCATGGTCGGCGGCTGCGATTTCAGCATGACTCAGCAGCGAAAATACACGACCTATGAACCGTCGAGCTTTTGGGCGGACGGCGCTTCGGCGCGGCCTCTTCCAGAGGGCGTGGTCGATCAGAATGCGCTTGCCAGAGAAGCGGCGTTGGCACACCCGCCTGAGGCGAACGCAGCGCTTTTGGCGCGGGGTCACGAACGCTTCGGCATTTTTTGCGCGCCTTGCCATGGTCTCGCCGGGGACGGGGACGGCATTATCGTCATGCGTGGTTTCCCCGCGCCGCCTTCCTTCCATTCCACGGCGCTTGTGGCCGCGCCTGCTCAAACATTTCTGGACGCGATCGCCAATGGCTACGGCGTAATGCATTCATATTCAGCGCGCGTCGATCCTGCGGATCGCTGGGCGATTGTCGCCTATGTTCGCGCCTTGCAATTGTCGCGACTCCCGGCCTCCGCTTCTTTGTTGCAGCAGGGGGCGAAGTAG